The following proteins are co-located in the Aurantiacibacter atlanticus genome:
- a CDS encoding acyloxyacyl hydrolase: MSRSHTLLAAAAALFTLPGTASAQEVFGGAYAHGVDTPFTLETTETGSVDIAAGVRFGGIEALGFIGKPEPYVVGSLNLSGDTSFVGVGVAWTIGNGPVYVRPGIGLVVHDGPDFRVNPATGFRTDLGSRVLFEPEIGIGYRVSERASVEAHWMHISQGQIFDGDQNPGIDMIGLRVNLKL; the protein is encoded by the coding sequence ATGAGCAGATCGCATACCCTCCTGGCCGCTGCTGCCGCACTATTCACCCTGCCTGGAACTGCCTCTGCGCAAGAGGTGTTTGGCGGCGCCTATGCCCATGGTGTCGACACGCCTTTCACTCTGGAGACGACCGAGACCGGTTCTGTCGACATTGCGGCGGGTGTACGGTTTGGTGGGATCGAGGCGCTCGGTTTCATTGGCAAGCCGGAACCATATGTCGTCGGCTCTCTCAATCTTTCAGGCGACACCTCCTTTGTCGGCGTGGGGGTGGCGTGGACCATCGGCAATGGCCCTGTCTATGTGCGGCCGGGCATCGGACTGGTGGTGCATGACGGACCCGATTTTCGCGTCAATCCCGCCACCGGATTTCGTACTGATCTGGGCAGCCGCGTGCTGTTCGAACCCGAAATCGGCATTGGCTACCGCGTGTCGGAGCGCGCCTCTGTGGAAGCGCACTGGATGCACATCAGCCAGGGTCAGATTTTCGATGGCGACCAGAACCCCGGCATAGACATGATCGGTTTGCGGGTGAATCTGAAGCTGTGA
- the rplJ gene encoding 50S ribosomal protein L10, with amino-acid sequence MDRSQKTDAVAQLNDVFNEVSVVVVTRNLGMTVDQSTELRTKMREAGASYKVAKNRLAKLALKDTDYAGIEEFLTGPTGLAWSADPVAAAKAAVDFAKSNDQLEIVGGSMGTQVLDEAGVRSLASMPSLDELRGTIVGLVNAPATKIARVVGEPAAKLARVFGAYGAKDAA; translated from the coding sequence ATGGATCGTTCGCAGAAAACCGATGCGGTCGCCCAGCTCAACGATGTCTTCAACGAGGTTTCCGTGGTGGTTGTCACCCGCAATCTCGGCATGACGGTGGATCAGTCCACCGAATTGCGCACGAAGATGCGTGAAGCAGGTGCGTCCTACAAGGTTGCGAAGAACCGTCTCGCCAAGCTCGCCCTGAAAGACACTGACTATGCCGGTATAGAGGAATTCCTCACCGGCCCGACCGGCCTTGCCTGGTCGGCAGATCCAGTTGCAGCCGCCAAGGCTGCCGTCGACTTTGCCAAGTCGAATGATCAGCTGGAAATCGTCGGTGGATCGATGGGCACGCAGGTTCTCGACGAAGCTGGCGTGAGGTCTTTGGCCTCCATGCCCAGCCTCGACGAACTGCGCGGCACAATTGTTGGCCTTGTCAACGCACCGGCGACCAAAATCGCCCGCGTTGTGGGTGAACCTGCGGCCAAGCTTGCCCGTGTCTTTGGTGCCTATGGCGCCAAGGATGCCGCATAA
- a CDS encoding helix-turn-helix domain-containing protein, which translates to MGADIQGANIVVRLDDLLHERRMTLTELAERVGLTLANLSILKTGKAKAIRFSTLEAICRELECQPGDLLGYETDAVA; encoded by the coding sequence ATGGGCGCTGATATCCAAGGAGCCAATATCGTGGTAAGACTTGATGATCTGCTGCACGAACGCCGCATGACGCTGACCGAGCTGGCAGAGCGCGTCGGCCTTACCCTTGCCAATCTTTCGATCCTCAAAACGGGCAAGGCCAAGGCTATCCGCTTTTCCACATTGGAAGCGATCTGCCGCGAACTGGAATGCCAGCCGGGTGACTTGCTCGGGTATGAAACGGATGCAGTGGCCTGA
- a CDS encoding MATE family efflux transporter has product MRPVAHPETPGWKAETRETFRLAGPLALANMLQMLTYAIDVIFIARLGASELAASSLAIALFGLIVWSLQALTGAVAPIISAELGARGPALRPVRRAMRMALWLAIIVTVFGMAICALAGSLMRVTGQEPHITALAISYMEVLLWSTGPMVVAGVLRNFVSALGRPVFATLITAVGIGVNALANWVFIFGNWGAPALGLPGAAIATLITSLVIVTLYAIAIRADPRLHRYHIMGFTWRPDWPRFIEILRIGTPIAVTVLAEAGVFGAAAFLMGRVGGLELAAHTVALNLAAFAFQVPFGVGQAATIRVGYFYGARNPVGMARAGWTGLAMGTGFMVFTCAAMALAPQALLSIYVDPTDPANAQLLNVAAGFLMIAAAFQLSDGVQAVAAGALRGLKDTHIPMWIAIFSYWVPGFGLAAGLGLGTSLGGTGVWIGLATGLTFAAILLLWRWQRREALGLTVRNSPLPGAARA; this is encoded by the coding sequence ATGCGCCCCGTGGCCCACCCCGAAACGCCCGGCTGGAAAGCCGAGACGCGCGAAACCTTCCGCCTGGCGGGACCGCTGGCGCTCGCCAATATGTTGCAAATGCTGACCTATGCGATCGACGTGATCTTCATCGCGCGGCTGGGAGCAAGCGAACTGGCCGCATCATCGCTCGCCATCGCATTGTTCGGACTGATCGTTTGGAGCCTGCAGGCGCTTACCGGGGCGGTTGCGCCCATCATATCGGCAGAGCTTGGCGCGCGCGGTCCGGCGCTGCGTCCGGTGCGCCGCGCCATGCGTATGGCCCTGTGGCTGGCGATTATAGTAACGGTTTTTGGCATGGCGATCTGCGCGCTCGCTGGATCGCTCATGCGCGTCACCGGGCAGGAGCCGCATATCACCGCGCTCGCCATTTCCTATATGGAGGTACTGCTGTGGTCCACCGGGCCGATGGTGGTAGCGGGGGTCTTGCGCAATTTCGTGTCGGCGCTGGGCCGCCCGGTTTTTGCCACACTTATCACTGCGGTCGGCATTGGCGTAAATGCGCTGGCAAACTGGGTCTTCATCTTCGGAAACTGGGGGGCGCCTGCGCTGGGATTGCCCGGTGCAGCAATAGCGACGCTGATAACATCTCTGGTTATCGTGACGCTTTATGCCATCGCAATCAGGGCCGATCCACGCCTGCACCGCTACCATATCATGGGCTTCACGTGGCGTCCTGACTGGCCACGATTTATCGAGATCCTGCGCATCGGCACACCAATTGCCGTCACCGTGCTTGCCGAAGCGGGCGTGTTCGGGGCCGCCGCCTTCCTTATGGGAAGGGTTGGCGGGCTGGAGCTTGCCGCGCATACCGTGGCGCTCAACCTTGCGGCCTTTGCATTTCAGGTGCCCTTTGGCGTGGGGCAGGCGGCAACAATCAGGGTCGGTTATTTCTATGGCGCCAGAAATCCTGTCGGCATGGCCCGCGCGGGCTGGACCGGCCTTGCCATGGGAACAGGCTTCATGGTGTTTACCTGCGCAGCGATGGCGCTGGCACCGCAGGCGCTTCTTTCAATCTATGTCGATCCCACCGATCCGGCGAATGCGCAATTGCTGAACGTTGCAGCCGGTTTCCTGATGATCGCCGCCGCCTTCCAGCTATCAGACGGCGTGCAGGCAGTGGCTGCGGGCGCGTTGCGGGGACTCAAGGATACGCATATTCCGATGTGGATCGCGATCTTTTCCTATTGGGTGCCCGGCTTCGGTCTGGCAGCAGGTCTTGGCCTTGGAACAAGCCTTGGCGGGACCGGGGTATGGATCGGACTGGCTACGGGCCTGACCTTTGCCGCCATATTGCTGCTATGGCGTTGGCAGCGGCGCGAGGCACTGGGGCTGACAGTGCGCAATTCACCCCTGCCGGGCGCAGCGCGGGCATAA
- a CDS encoding TSUP family transporter yields the protein MELGIDLIALLMLAAFLAGAIDAIAGGGGLITIPALMAAGIPPVQALATNKLQATFGTGGAVLAYARKGHIDFRRFAIPTIAAFLGSALGAYILMRIDPAFLEGLLPLLLIGMAVYFALARKLSDEDRHSKAGPLSLIAVALGIGCYDGFFGPGTGSFLTAALVAMFGFGLLRAVAHTKLLNFASNLAGLMVLMAGGHVIWITGIAMALANIVGGQFGAHGAMKFGAGIARPLLIVVSLALTIKLLADPQNPLTQTVLSWLT from the coding sequence GTGGAATTAGGCATCGATCTCATCGCATTATTGATGCTGGCCGCGTTTCTCGCCGGCGCGATCGATGCCATAGCGGGCGGCGGCGGCCTGATAACCATACCTGCTCTGATGGCCGCCGGAATACCGCCAGTTCAGGCGCTCGCCACGAATAAGCTGCAAGCAACCTTCGGCACAGGCGGCGCGGTTCTCGCTTATGCGCGCAAGGGCCACATCGACTTCCGGCGTTTCGCCATTCCGACAATTGCCGCATTTCTAGGATCGGCGCTCGGCGCGTATATATTGATGCGGATTGATCCTGCATTTCTGGAAGGTTTGCTCCCGCTCCTGCTGATCGGGATGGCGGTCTATTTCGCCCTTGCCCGCAAGTTGAGCGATGAGGACCGCCACAGCAAGGCTGGCCCACTATCGCTGATCGCGGTCGCCTTGGGGATTGGTTGCTATGACGGTTTTTTCGGCCCCGGAACGGGTTCGTTTCTTACGGCCGCGCTGGTCGCAATGTTCGGCTTTGGCCTGCTGCGCGCTGTTGCTCACACCAAATTGCTGAATTTCGCGAGCAATCTGGCGGGGCTGATGGTGCTGATGGCAGGCGGGCATGTGATCTGGATCACCGGCATCGCCATGGCTCTTGCCAATATCGTCGGGGGCCAGTTTGGTGCGCATGGCGCGATGAAATTCGGTGCAGGCATAGCACGGCCATTGCTGATCGTGGTATCATTGGCACTGACGATAAAGCTGCTGGCCGATCCGCAAAATCCGCTGACACAAACTGTGCTGTCCTGGCTGACTTGA
- a CDS encoding DUF2975 domain-containing protein: MTNIRQNDPLLLAGKIMTIIMQIACGIAAIALAIAIPVLLFFQGRIAAEIAVELGEQAGEFPLMSIMALLAVVAIAVVLIYLFFDRLRRIIGTVGDGDPFAPANAERLSAMAWLLLGVQIVMVPVAAIGLSIVEWADEVGQEGITFDAGLDLTGILMVIVLFILARVFRIGAAMREDLEGTV, from the coding sequence ATGACCAATATTCGCCAAAACGATCCGCTGCTGCTGGCGGGCAAGATAATGACCATCATCATGCAAATTGCGTGCGGCATCGCGGCAATTGCACTGGCAATCGCCATTCCGGTGTTGCTCTTTTTTCAAGGAAGAATCGCCGCAGAGATCGCCGTCGAATTGGGCGAGCAGGCGGGCGAATTCCCCCTGATGTCCATCATGGCCCTGCTGGCAGTGGTCGCCATCGCGGTTGTGCTCATCTATCTGTTCTTTGATCGCCTGCGCCGAATCATCGGTACGGTGGGTGATGGCGATCCCTTTGCGCCTGCCAATGCAGAACGGCTAAGCGCGATGGCGTGGTTGCTGCTCGGGGTGCAGATTGTCATGGTCCCCGTCGCCGCGATCGGACTGTCTATCGTCGAATGGGCCGATGAAGTTGGCCAAGAAGGAATTACCTTTGACGCAGGCCTCGACCTGACCGGCATCTTGATGGTCATCGTCCTGTTCATCCTTGCCCGCGTTTTCCGGATCGGCGCTGCCATGCGCGAAGACCTCGAAGGAACCGTGTGA
- the rplL gene encoding 50S ribosomal protein L7/L12: protein MADIAKLVEELSTLTVMEAAELAKALEEEWGVSAAAAVAVAPAGGGGGEAAAEEKDEFDVILTGDGGKKIQVIKEVRAITGLGLTEAKGLVEGAPKPVKEGVNKAEAEEIKGKIEAAGGTVELK, encoded by the coding sequence ATGGCTGATATTGCCAAGCTTGTTGAAGAACTGTCGACGCTTACCGTCATGGAAGCGGCTGAACTCGCCAAGGCACTGGAAGAAGAGTGGGGCGTGAGCGCCGCTGCTGCCGTTGCCGTAGCCCCCGCCGGTGGCGGTGGTGGTGAAGCCGCTGCTGAAGAGAAGGACGAATTCGACGTCATTCTCACCGGCGACGGTGGCAAGAAGATACAGGTCATCAAGGAAGTCCGTGCCATCACCGGCCTGGGCCTCACTGAAGCCAAGGGCCTCGTCGAAGGCGCGCCCAAGCCCGTCAAGGAAGGCGTGAACAAGGCCGAAGCCGAAGAAATCAAGGGCAAGATCGAAGCTGCCGGCGGTACGGTTGAACTCAAGTAA